From Paenibacillus sp. V4I7, one genomic window encodes:
- a CDS encoding MDR family MFS transporter: protein MSSNKASAETEAPFSMRSILGPLVAIVVGIFMVILDGTAVNVALPKLQEEFKLLNLSLVQWTVIGYALAQAAVIPLAGWLSDRFGAKKIFLISVGLFTIGSGLCALANTVEMLITFRIIQGLGGGVVVPIAMAFIYRLSPPGKVGAVMGMMGIPILLGPALGPVVAGWLVEYHSWQWIFLINLPIGVIGILLGIRTLPNIQRQSVASLDLLGMLLGPIAFAALVYGVSNGGIDPVTGKSTWTDADTLIGSGIGIVALILFVIVELRRENPLLELRVFRSGNFTKGIIVQWISQIAMFGTMFLVPLYLQQAHGYSPLKTGLIMLPQALASGLFMPIGGKLSDRFGARPLVLAGMALTTISALLLSNMSGDSGVGTVMLPLALLGAGMGLFMMPLNNHLIQSAPQNLVGRVTSLTNAAQQVMMSFAIAILMTIFTTKMKNLMVESGKQKPDLDLYASSFGYTFLILLGIAVVGGLLGLMLQKPKRAEGESTDGAEIPIMVGH from the coding sequence ATGTCTTCAAATAAAGCTAGTGCAGAAACAGAAGCTCCGTTTTCAATGCGGAGTATATTAGGGCCGTTGGTTGCAATTGTTGTCGGGATTTTCATGGTAATTTTGGATGGAACGGCGGTAAACGTTGCTCTCCCCAAGCTGCAGGAAGAATTCAAACTATTGAACTTGTCCTTAGTACAATGGACCGTGATTGGATATGCGCTGGCACAAGCAGCGGTCATTCCTTTAGCGGGCTGGCTATCGGACAGATTTGGCGCCAAGAAAATATTCTTGATCTCGGTAGGTCTATTCACTATTGGTTCTGGTCTATGTGCGTTGGCTAATACGGTTGAAATGCTGATTACTTTCCGTATCATCCAAGGCCTGGGTGGCGGTGTTGTTGTACCGATTGCCATGGCGTTCATCTATCGTCTGTCGCCCCCGGGAAAAGTAGGGGCAGTCATGGGCATGATGGGGATTCCGATCTTGCTGGGTCCGGCGCTAGGACCTGTCGTTGCAGGCTGGTTAGTTGAATATCACAGCTGGCAATGGATATTCCTGATTAACCTTCCTATCGGTGTAATCGGTATTCTCCTCGGAATCCGTACATTACCGAATATACAACGGCAGTCAGTTGCATCCTTGGATTTACTTGGCATGCTGTTAGGGCCAATTGCCTTTGCAGCGCTAGTGTATGGCGTTTCTAATGGTGGTATTGACCCGGTCACCGGGAAATCCACGTGGACGGATGCGGATACGCTGATAGGCTCAGGTATCGGTATTGTGGCGCTTATTTTATTCGTTATTGTGGAATTAAGACGTGAGAATCCGCTGCTTGAGCTTCGCGTTTTCCGCTCTGGTAATTTTACAAAAGGGATCATTGTACAATGGATTTCACAGATTGCGATGTTCGGAACCATGTTCCTGGTACCCCTTTATTTACAACAGGCCCATGGCTATAGTCCATTGAAAACAGGGCTCATCATGCTTCCGCAAGCTCTGGCTTCCGGTTTATTTATGCCAATTGGCGGTAAACTGTCAGATCGCTTCGGAGCGCGTCCGCTCGTCTTGGCGGGTATGGCACTTACAACGATTTCAGCCTTGTTATTGTCCAATATGTCTGGCGATTCAGGGGTAGGTACTGTGATGCTTCCGCTTGCACTGCTTGGCGCGGGAATGGGACTGTTTATGATGCCTCTCAATAATCACTTGATCCAATCCGCTCCACAGAATTTGGTTGGACGTGTAACGTCGCTCACGAACGCTGCACAGCAAGTTATGATGTCCTTTGCTATCGCTATTTTGATGACGATCTTTACAACAAAGATGAAAAATCTAATGGTTGAATCAGGTAAGCAAAAGCCGGATTTAGACTTGTATGCATCTTCCTTTGGGTACACTTTCTTGATTCTGCTGGGTATCGCGGTTGTCGGCGGATTGCTTGGTCTTATGCTTCAAAAGCCCAAGAGGGCGGAAGGCGAGTCCACGGACGGTGCAGAAATTCCAATTATGGTTGGTCATTAA
- a CDS encoding helix-turn-helix domain-containing protein, with product MILWHLMESTKRFNDLEKLIPNVSQKMLTQHLRDLEQEGVIERTVYPTIPPKVEYSLSEYGKILIPVAEVMCAWGEIHNERKQEEPAS from the coding sequence ATGATTTTATGGCATTTGATGGAATCAACCAAGCGGTTCAACGATCTGGAAAAGCTAATACCTAATGTCTCTCAAAAAATGCTGACACAGCATCTTCGAGACTTGGAACAAGAAGGCGTGATCGAAAGAACGGTATACCCTACCATCCCTCCAAAAGTAGAATATTCGCTTAGTGAATATGGCAAAATATTGATTCCTGTAGCAGAAGTCATGTGTGCATGGGGAGAAATTCACAATGAGCGAAAACAAGAAGAACCAGCGTCTTAA
- the asd gene encoding aspartate-semialdehyde dehydrogenase: MSEKLKVGIVGGTGMVGQRFVQLLDQHPWFKVTAIAASSSSAGKTYEESVQGRWKLSTPIPEEVKNIVIQDASKVEEVAAQVDFIFCAVDMKKNEIQALEEAYAKTGTPVISNNSAHRWTPDIPMVIPEVNPGHIEVIAAQRKRLRTSTGFIAVKPNCSIQSYVPALHALLDYKPNIVVASTYQAISGAGKNFTDWPDMLDNVIPYIGGEEEKSEQEPLRIWGSIVNDEIIKASAPLITTQCIRVPVTDGHLATVFVSFEKKPSKEEILERWLQFKGRPQELGLPSAPKQFITYFEEENRPQTKLDREIERGMGVSAGRLREDSIYDFKFVGLSHNTLRGAAGGAVLIAELLKAEGYIQSK, from the coding sequence ATGTCAGAAAAACTAAAGGTTGGTATTGTCGGAGGAACAGGTATGGTTGGTCAGCGGTTTGTTCAGTTGCTGGATCAGCATCCTTGGTTTAAAGTAACGGCCATCGCCGCTAGTAGCAGTTCGGCAGGTAAAACATATGAAGAATCTGTGCAAGGAAGATGGAAGTTGTCTACCCCAATTCCTGAGGAAGTGAAAAATATCGTCATTCAGGATGCATCGAAAGTGGAGGAGGTTGCCGCTCAGGTCGATTTTATTTTTTGTGCAGTGGATATGAAAAAGAATGAAATTCAAGCGTTGGAAGAGGCATACGCAAAAACGGGCACACCCGTTATTTCCAACAATTCAGCTCACCGCTGGACGCCTGACATCCCGATGGTCATTCCGGAAGTTAATCCAGGGCATATTGAAGTGATTGCTGCTCAGAGAAAGCGGCTTAGAACCTCCACCGGCTTTATTGCCGTTAAGCCCAATTGTTCAATCCAGAGCTATGTGCCGGCCCTTCATGCACTGCTAGATTATAAACCTAATATAGTGGTTGCATCGACGTATCAGGCGATTTCCGGAGCCGGTAAAAACTTTACCGATTGGCCTGACATGTTAGATAATGTCATTCCTTATATTGGCGGCGAGGAAGAAAAAAGCGAGCAGGAGCCATTGCGTATATGGGGCAGCATTGTAAATGATGAAATTATTAAAGCAAGTGCCCCTTTGATTACAACGCAGTGTATTCGCGTTCCAGTAACGGATGGACATTTGGCAACCGTATTTGTATCATTTGAGAAAAAACCTTCGAAGGAAGAAATTCTAGAACGCTGGCTGCAATTCAAAGGACGACCACAGGAGCTTGGTCTGCCAAGCGCACCAAAACAGTTCATTACTTATTTTGAAGAAGAGAACAGGCCACAGACTAAACTTGATCGTGAAATTGAGCGCGGAATGGGTGTTTCGGCGGGGAGATTGCGCGAGGATTCCATATACGATTTTAAATTTGTAGGACTATCACATAATACTTTACGCGGAGCAGCGGGCGGTGCTGTGCTGATCGCCGAACTGCTTAAAGCGGAAGGGTACATTCAGTCAAAGTAG